Within the Flexivirga oryzae genome, the region TCCTGCACCGTGCCGAGCGCACCGACGCGCTCGCCGACGGGCTGGCGCGGTTGCTGAGCGACCCGCTCGACGACCCGTTCGTGCAGGAGCTGGTCATCGTTCCGACCCGCGGTGTCGAGCGGTGGCTGGCCCAGTCCCTGTCGCACCGGCTGGGCGTCGGCCCGCGCGGTGGCGACGGCATCTGTGCCGGGGTGCGGTTCGTCGCGCCGCGCTCGCTGGTCGCGCTGCTCACCGGCCGCGAACGCGACGACCCCTGGCAGCCCGACCGGCTCGTCTGGCCGCTGCTGGCGGAGATCGACGCGCACCTCGACGAGCCGTGGTGCCGGACCCTCGCCCACCACCTGGGTCACGGGGAGACCGACGAGCTGGGCCGGCATCGTGCCGGCCGGCGTTATGCCGTGGCGCACCGGGTGGCGCGCCTGTTCGCCTCGTATGCCGTGCAGCGCCCGACCGTGCTCACCGCCTGGAGCGCCGGAGAGTTGACCGACGGGACGGGTGCCCGTTTGAAGGACGATCTGGCCTGGCAGGCGCAGCTGTGGCGGCTGCTCGTGGAGCGGGTGGGCGACCCGCCACCGGCGCAGCGTCACGCACGCACCGTGGCAGCACTGCGTGCGGGGGACGATCCGGCGCCGGACGCCGCTCTGCCACCGCGCATCTCGTTCTTCGGGCACACCCGGATGCCGGTCACCGAGCTCGAGCTGATCGAGGCACTCGCAGCACATCGCGAGGTCCACCTCTGGTTGCCGCAGCCGTCGGACGTCCTGTGGACGCAACTGGCGGCAGTCCTGGATCAGCGCGTCGTGCGCCGCACCGACGACGCCAGTGCCGAGCTGGTGCACCACCCGTTGCTGGCCTCCCTCGGGCGTGATGCGCGTGAGCTGCAGCGGGCGCTCCCGCGTGGGGACGAGGACGCGCCCCTGCGATCGGTCGCGCCGGAACCCAGCTCCGTGCTGGGCTGGTTGCAGCACGACATACATCTGAATTCGCTGCCCGACAACGAGGTTCGGTCCCAGCGCCTGGTCGGTGCCGGTGATCGCTCCGTCCAGGTACACGCCTGTCACGGAGCCGCACGACAGGTCGAGGTGCTGCGCGAGGTGCTCACCGGGATGTTGCAGGACGACCCGACGCTGGAGCCGCGCGACATGCTGGTGATGTGCCCCGACATCGAGAGCTACGTCCCGCTCATCCAGGCGGCATTCGGGCTCAGCGACGGTGGGGACGGCGGCGCCGCCGTCGGCGGTCACCCGGCGCACCGCCTGCGAGTCAAACTCGCCGACCGCTCCCTCGCGCGCACCAACCCACTCTTCGAAATCGCCTCGGACCTCGTCGATTTCAGCGCAGGCCGCCTCCGGGCAAGCGACCTGCGGGCGTTCCTCGGACGTGAGCCGGTGCGCCGGCGCTTCCGGTTCGACGAGGAGGACCTGGAGCGCATCGCCACCTGGATCGACGATGCCGAGATCCGCTGGGGCATGGACGGTGCACAGCGGAGCCTCTTCGGTCTGCAGGGTCTGGCGCAGAACACCTGGCGCTTCGGGTTGCGCCGGCTGCTGCTCGGCGTGACCATGAGCCCGGCCGGCGGCGCGAGCGTCGGGGACGTGCTGCCGGTCGACGGCGTGGAGAGCGCCGGGGTCGATCTCGTCGGCCGATTCGCCGAGTTGCTCGACCGGGTCGATGCGGCCATGAGCGCGCTCCGCGACGCCACGTCCAGCGCCGACTGGATGTCCGGTCTGCTCGACGGAGTCGGCGGCGTCTCTGAGGTCACTCGCGAAAATCTCTGGCAGCAAGCACAATTCGACCGCGAGCTGGAGTCGGTGCGGACGATGGCGGCGCAGGACACCACCCTGCGGGTGGCCGACGTGCGGGAACTCCTGCGCGCCCGCCTCGAGGGAAGGGCGACCCGCGCCAACTTCCGCACCGGCACCCTGACCGTCTGCACCATGATGCCGATGCGGTCCGTGCCGCACCGGGTGATCTGCCTGCTCGGCCTGGACGACGGTGTCTTCCCACGCACCAGTGGCGTTGACGGCGACGACGTGCTCGCCCGCGCCCCGCTGACCGGTGAACGTGATGCCCGCAGTGAGGATCGTCAGCTGCTGCTCGATGCCGTGTTGGCGGCGACGGACCGGCTGGTCGTCACCTACACCGGGGCGGGTGAGCACACCGGTGCCGAGCGTCCGCCCGCCGCGCCGCTGGGTGAGTTGATCGACGCCGTCCGGCGCACGGCTTGCTGGCCGGAGGACCGCGACGTCGTCGTGCGCCATCCGCTGCAACCCTTCGACGCCCGCAATCTCGTGCCGCGCGAGCTGGACACACCGGAGCCGTTCAGCTTCGATCGGACCGCACTCGTCGGGGCACGTGCGGCGCGACATCGCGTGCCGCGCCGCTCTCGTGTCGTGACAGCACCGTTGCCACCGCTGCCCCGAGGTGACGTGAGCTTCGCCGACCTCGCCCGCTTCTTCGAGGATCCCGTCAAGGCATTCGTGCGTGACCGGCTGGACGTCGCATTGCCGTTCGACGAGGACGAGCCGGGAGACGCGATCCCGATCGAGCTCGACGGCCTGCAGAAGTGGAAGATCGGTGATCGCGCGCTGAGCGCGTCCCTGGTCGGCACCGGTCCCGACGACATCACTCGCATGGAGCGGCTGCGCGGCGGCATACCTCCTGGCACGCTGGGTGACGAAGTGCTGCAGGACACGATCAAGCACGTCGGGATGTTGCGCGCGCCGATCGTCGAGCTGCTGCGACGTGAGACCGGCAGTGTCGACGTCGACGTGCAGCTGCTGGACGGGCGCCGGCTGACCGGCACGATCGGCGACCTGCGCGGTGACGTGCACCTGCTGCTCACCTACTCCGCGCTGGGCGCCAAGCAACGGCTGCAGTCCTGGCTGGCCCTGCTCGCGCTCATCGCCGGGCACCCCGGCCGACCCTGGCAGGGCGCCGCGGCCGGATGGTTGCGCGGCGGCAAGCGTCGGCAGGCCGGCTACTACCTCGCCGGCGGGCTCGATCAGCAGACCGCGCTGCGGCACCTCAGCGACCTGGTCGACGTCTACGACCGCGGTATGCGGGGGCCGATCCCGTTGCCGCTCAAGACTTCTCTGGCGTATGCCGACAGGCTGCGGCAGCGGCCGGGTCACGAGACATCCGCGTTCTTCGCGGCGAAACAGGAGTGGGAGGGCCGCGGTTACGGACAGGAGCACTTCGCCGGTGAGGGCGAGGCCGCCGCACCCTGCCTGGTGTATGGCGAGGCGCTCCCGCTGACCGAACTGCTCGCCGAGCGCCCCGAGGGGGACGAAGCGTGGAACGGAGCCAGCAGCCGGCTCGGCCAGTACGCCCTGCGGGTCTGGGGCCCGCTCCTCGAGAACCAAGGCGCACAGACATGAACGCCACCACGGCCCTCTCCGACGAATCCTTCGACATCCTCGGCCCGCTGCCGCAGGGCACCACCGTGCTGGAGGCCAGTGCCGGCACCGGTAAGACCTGGACGATCGCGGCGTTGGTCACCCGGTATGTCGCCGAGGGCGTGCACACGCTCGACGAACTGCTGGTCGTGACGTTCGGGCGGGCCGCGTCGCGGGAGCTGCGCGAGCGCGTCCGCGAGCATCTGGTCGCCTGCGCCGAGGCGCTCGACGACACCGCAACGGCACTCTCCGACCCGGTGTTCGCGATGCTCGCCGACACCGATCCCGCCGAACGGTCCGCGCGCGCCCGACGGGTCCGGGAGGCTCTCACGACCTTCGACGAGGCAACGATCGCGACGATCCATCAGTTCTGCCACCAGGTGCTGCGTGGGCTCGGCATCGCCGGCGACAGCGACCCCAACGCGACCCTGGTGGAAGACGTCGACGACCTGCTCATGGAGGTCGTCGACGACCTGTTCCTGCGTGGATTTGCCTGGCAACAGGACAAACCCGTGTTCGATCTGGGTGAAGCACGACGGATCGCCCGGACCGTCGCCGAGGACCCGAGCGCGGCGATCGCACCCACCGAGCCGTCACCGGGATCGGTCGAGGAGCGGAAGGTGCGGTTCGCGCACGCGGTCCGCGCCGAGCTGGCCCGCCGCAAGCGCCGGCTCGGCATCCTGACCTACGACGACCTGCTGTCCCAGGTCGCGGCCGCCCTCCGCGATCCCGACGGCGCGGCCCGTGAGCGCCTGCGTCGCCAATGGCAGGTGGTGTTGATCGACGAGTTCCAGGACACCGATCCGGTGCAGTGGGAGGTGTTCGACCAGGCGTTCCACGGCCACGCCGCCATGGTGCTCATCGGTGACCCGAAACAGGCCATCTACGCCTTCCGGGGAGGTGATGTCACGACCTACTTGCGGGCCGCGCACACCGCCGGCGAACGCCGCACCCTCGGCACCAACTGGCGGTCCGACGCACCGCTGGTCGATGCGCTCGGCCGCTTCCTCGGCGGTGCCGCGCTCGGCGACCCGGACATCCGGGTGCACCAGGTGCGTGCGAACCACCCGAGCAGCCGACTACACGGTGCGCCGGACGACGCACCGTTCCGGATCCGCTACCTCGGCGTCGACCAGTTCAAGGCATCCCAGCTGACGCAGGACGACACGATCCGTGCCGGGGACTTCCGGGAGCGTGCAGCGGCCGACGCGGCCCAGGACATCGCCGCACTGCTGGACTCCGGTGCCACGTATGACGATCCGCGCGGGACACGTCCACTCGAGCCCAGCGATGTTGCGGTGCTGGCGTCCAGCAACGACCAGCTCGCCCTCATGCAGCGGCACCTGCGCGGGGTCGGCGTGCCCGCAGTGCTCAGCGGTGCAGGAAGTGTGTTCCGCACACCAGCGGCTGCGCACTGGCGCACGCTGCTCGAGGCGATGGACCAGCCGCACCGCTCGCCACGCGTGCGCGCGGCCGCGCTGACCCCCTTCATCGGACGCACGGTGACCGAGTTGGACGCCGACAGCGACGCGGTGACCGCGGCTGTCACCGATCGCATCCGCTACCTGGCAGCGACATACGAACGCCGCGGGATCGCAGCAGTTTTCGAGATCTGCTCGATCGGTAGTCTGTCCGAGCGGGTGCTGCGTGAGGTCGGCGGTGAGCGCGAGCTCACCGATCTGCGGCACATCGCCGAGGCGTTGCACGCGGTCGCAACCGACCGGGTCAGCGGACTGCCGGCGCTGATCGCGTGGCTGCACGATCAGGCGGAGGTGGACCGGCCCGCGTCCGGTGACGCCCGGGCACGACGCCTGGACAGCGATGAC harbors:
- the recC gene encoding exodeoxyribonuclease V subunit gamma, translated to MTLILHRAERTDALADGLARLLSDPLDDPFVQELVIVPTRGVERWLAQSLSHRLGVGPRGGDGICAGVRFVAPRSLVALLTGRERDDPWQPDRLVWPLLAEIDAHLDEPWCRTLAHHLGHGETDELGRHRAGRRYAVAHRVARLFASYAVQRPTVLTAWSAGELTDGTGARLKDDLAWQAQLWRLLVERVGDPPPAQRHARTVAALRAGDDPAPDAALPPRISFFGHTRMPVTELELIEALAAHREVHLWLPQPSDVLWTQLAAVLDQRVVRRTDDASAELVHHPLLASLGRDARELQRALPRGDEDAPLRSVAPEPSSVLGWLQHDIHLNSLPDNEVRSQRLVGAGDRSVQVHACHGAARQVEVLREVLTGMLQDDPTLEPRDMLVMCPDIESYVPLIQAAFGLSDGGDGGAAVGGHPAHRLRVKLADRSLARTNPLFEIASDLVDFSAGRLRASDLRAFLGREPVRRRFRFDEEDLERIATWIDDAEIRWGMDGAQRSLFGLQGLAQNTWRFGLRRLLLGVTMSPAGGASVGDVLPVDGVESAGVDLVGRFAELLDRVDAAMSALRDATSSADWMSGLLDGVGGVSEVTRENLWQQAQFDRELESVRTMAAQDTTLRVADVRELLRARLEGRATRANFRTGTLTVCTMMPMRSVPHRVICLLGLDDGVFPRTSGVDGDDVLARAPLTGERDARSEDRQLLLDAVLAATDRLVVTYTGAGEHTGAERPPAAPLGELIDAVRRTACWPEDRDVVVRHPLQPFDARNLVPRELDTPEPFSFDRTALVGARAARHRVPRRSRVVTAPLPPLPRGDVSFADLARFFEDPVKAFVRDRLDVALPFDEDEPGDAIPIELDGLQKWKIGDRALSASLVGTGPDDITRMERLRGGIPPGTLGDEVLQDTIKHVGMLRAPIVELLRRETGSVDVDVQLLDGRRLTGTIGDLRGDVHLLLTYSALGAKQRLQSWLALLALIAGHPGRPWQGAAAGWLRGGKRRQAGYYLAGGLDQQTALRHLSDLVDVYDRGMRGPIPLPLKTSLAYADRLRQRPGHETSAFFAAKQEWEGRGYGQEHFAGEGEAAAPCLVYGEALPLTELLAERPEGDEAWNGASSRLGQYALRVWGPLLENQGAQT
- a CDS encoding UvrD-helicase domain-containing protein, producing MNATTALSDESFDILGPLPQGTTVLEASAGTGKTWTIAALVTRYVAEGVHTLDELLVVTFGRAASRELRERVREHLVACAEALDDTATALSDPVFAMLADTDPAERSARARRVREALTTFDEATIATIHQFCHQVLRGLGIAGDSDPNATLVEDVDDLLMEVVDDLFLRGFAWQQDKPVFDLGEARRIARTVAEDPSAAIAPTEPSPGSVEERKVRFAHAVRAELARRKRRLGILTYDDLLSQVAAALRDPDGAARERLRRQWQVVLIDEFQDTDPVQWEVFDQAFHGHAAMVLIGDPKQAIYAFRGGDVTTYLRAAHTAGERRTLGTNWRSDAPLVDALGRFLGGAALGDPDIRVHQVRANHPSSRLHGAPDDAPFRIRYLGVDQFKASQLTQDDTIRAGDFRERAAADAAQDIAALLDSGATYDDPRGTRPLEPSDVAVLASSNDQLALMQRHLRGVGVPAVLSGAGSVFRTPAAAHWRTLLEAMDQPHRSPRVRAAALTPFIGRTVTELDADSDAVTAAVTDRIRYLAATYERRGIAAVFEICSIGSLSERVLREVGGERELTDLRHIAEALHAVATDRVSGLPALIAWLHDQAEVDRPASGDARARRLDSDDDAVQLLTMHGSKGLEFPIVYLPFVANRFVRDDENPLFHAPGADGEPEVRSIYIGKPGADVLRLARQEAAGESLRLCYVALTRAKSQVVAWWGRCNNAPDSAIHRLLLDRDPAAASTDGTVADSRGQCSDDEAMALLRRWADAGGPHWEKVTKAAGSSLETRPRTAALAVREFTRVIDDDWRRTSYSALSRVLEQLPADGVSTEAEADVRDDEPDIVVPDLTGSKAAGSSAAPSSPESPMASLPVGATFGSLVHAVLETADPTAPDLLEELRARIREQQVRWPVDLDSDVLAQALVAVYDTPLGPLAPGVTLRSVGRNKLAELDFELPLGARDSEERVRLGQLAAILRRHLPQGDPLLPYADLLDTDLLGGQVLRGYLTGSIDVVLRVGERYLVADYKTNWLGPADQPLMLDAYGPEPLAAAMGHSDYPLQALLYAATLHRYLRWRLPDYAPDRHLGGVLYLYLRGMAGPDTPVVEGNPTGVFSWRPPTQLVLELSDLLDGAGGQ